In the Cellvibrio sp. KY-GH-1 genome, CCCTATTCCTTACTTGCGCTAATATCTCTTATCGTTTCGAATGTTTATTATATTACTTCAGGCATAATTATGACTACTTACGCCCCCAACAAAAACTCCGTGCAAGGAAAGCGAGTCAACCTAGGTAATATCGATATCCACTACGAAGAATTCGGGGATGGTAAGCCGCTGATACTTTTGCATGGGTTTGGGGGTTGTACGCAGAATTGGTATCCGTTTGTTGATGCGTTGGCGCAACACTATCGGTTAATTCTGGTGGATTTACGCGGGCATGGTTATTCCACTAATCCCGATAATTTGTTTACGCACAAAGCTGCCGCGCAGGATGTTTTTCAATTGTTGCATCACTTGGAAATACATTCTTTTTCTGCAATGGGAATGAGCAGTGGTGGTATGACGCTGCTGCATATGGCGACCAGCCAGCCCGAGCGGATTGAGGCGATGGTGTTAATCAGCGCAACAACGCATTTCCCCGCGCAAGCCCGCGCCATTATGCGCAACGCTTCCTTGGCGACTATGCCGCGTGCGGTGCAAGAAATGTATCGCGCCTGTGCAACACGCGGCGATGAGCAGATTCAACAACTCATTGCCCAATTCAACGCCTGGCCGACAACAACGAGGATATGAATTTTACCGAGCAGGATTTGGCGCGCATTCGCGCCCGTACGTTGATTGTCCATGGCGATAATGACCGTTTCTTCCCTGTTGATATTCCGCAGGCTATGTATCGCGCCATTCCCAATTCCGAATTGTGGCTAATCCCCGGCGGTGATCACGCTGTTATTTTTGAGCCTGCCATTGGGTTTGCTGAAAGAGCGCTTGGGTTTTTGAAGAGGAATCAAATTGCCTGATTTAGCATTTATATAATCGGATGGATGGTCATGTTGGGGTTCGTTCCTCACCCCAACCTACGTTTAGGTGTGAGTTATTTTTGAATTGAAAATTGCGAATTCTGCCTCTAACCGCTGCGCAGCGTTCGTGTGATTTTTTGATTTGAGTATTTCTATTACACACTCAGCGGTACACAAACCTCCGTCCGGCTGATTGCGCCTTAGTTTATACCGGGAAATCGTCCGGGTTTTAAACTGGGCTTTAGGTAAGTTTTTTAAATAGGGGCTTTTGTTAAACATTTTGCGTGCCTCTTGCCAAGTGGCGTCTAACAAAATGATATTTTCAAAGGATTCTATCGGTTCAGCAGCGTCGTCGGCGGGATAAAGCAAGACCGTATTTTCACTATGGATTGCATCCAGCAAAGCCGGATCAGGTGAGTTTCTCGCCCAAATAATTCGCTCTACTATTTCCGGTGCAAGACTCGCTGCCAATGCGCCCGTATTGGATGCGCGCAGGAGTTCGCGCTCATGGGTGAGTAGAAATATCTTCATTGGAAATGTATTTAGCATTCACCCAAATAAAACGCACGTTTAGCTGCGGTAGATTGTTTCAATCAAATGAAAGCCAAATTGCGTTTTGATGGGGCCATGAACTACATTGGTAGGCAACTTAAAGACCACGTTATCAAATGCTTTTACCATTTGGCCCAGGCTAAACTCTCCCAGATTGCCGCCTTTTTTAGCTGAGCTACAGCTCGAATATTTTTTTGCCATAGCACCAAAGTCGGCACCCTTAGCAATAAGCTGTTTGATCTTCTCCGCTTCCTCTTTCGTTTTTACCAAAATATGTCGCGCTGATGCCGATTGTCTTTTTGAATTCATAGTCTGGACTCTTGTTTTCTAATTAAGGGCAGATTACGCGCCCAGGTTTCTGAATATCTCATTCATAACCTGCTAAAAATCCCCCCACAAATACTGCACCAGACTAATCGCCGCGACCGGTGCAGTTTCTGTTCTTAATACTCGTGGGCCTAACGTGAGCGCGTTGAAGTTTTTCGCTTGCGCGTGGGCGATTTCACTTTCGCTTAATCCACCTTCGGGGCCGATTAATAAGCTGACGCTTTGCGGTGTTTGTTCAGCGGGGAGGGTTTTGCTGTCGCGGTGATGAAGAACAAAACGCAAGTCGGAATCCACCGTGTTTAACCAATCTGAAATCTGAACAGGTGCGGATAGTTCCGGTAGTAAATTGCGTTGGCATTGTTCGCAGGCGCTGATAATGATGTGTTGCCAGCGATCAATTAGTTTTTCCTGGCGCTCACCGCCTACTTTTACTTCGGTGCGCTCGGTGACTAACGGCGTAATTTTGGTGACGCCGAGTTCGGTGGCTTTTTGTAATACCCATTCGAAACGTTCACCGCGGGAGATACCGATGGCCAATTCCAGTTGCAGGGGCGATTCGCGATTGTCTGCTGTGTGCTCAGCGACGGTAACAGCGACATGCTTCTTGCTCACTTCCTGAATGGTCGCGGCAAATTCACCGCCCGTACCATTAAACAAAATTAATTCGCGCCCGGCCTGCATACGTAACACTTTGCTTAAGTGATGTGATGCCGATTCTTCCAGTTGCATCAGTTCGCCGGTTACTAAAGTTTGCTCGGTAAAAATTCTTGGGATGCGCATGCTATTAGTGTTCGCTGTGAAGTTGTGCGTCGGTATTGTTGTACGGCAGCGACGATGAAATAAATAAACGCGCCGCACCTGTGTGTTCGGTAAGGGCGTCGGCCGCTAATAGAATTGCGCCGGTCGTCCAGGTGGTTTTTTCGCGCGGCCAAATTACCTGGTCGCGAAAATTAAATCCGGTCCAGTAGCCGCCATCCACATCCATAAATTGGTGCAGCCAGCTAAATAAATTTACCGCTTTGGCGTGTTCGCCCGCCGCGAGCAGCGCAAGCGTCAGTTCACAGGATTCCGCCACTGTTACCCAGGGCTCATCGCTGACGCAGCGGCAACCCACGTTGGTTTCTACAAAGGTGTGCCATTTGGTTTCGATGCGCTGCTGTGCGGCTTTACCTTCCACTACGCCAGTGAGAATGGGATAAAACCAATCCATGGAAAAACGGGTTTTGGGTTCCCAGGTGCGATCAAAATATTCCGGGTGATTGCGCAAGGTATGGCCCAGTTGTTGGTGCGCACTGCGCCAGTGGCTTGCGCTCAAGCCTAATTGCTCCGCGCATAAAATCGCACATTCCAGGCTTTTATAGATCGAGCTGGATGCCGTTACCAAGGCATCTTTTTTTGCGCTGCCATCTTCAGCGACTGCCCAATAGATTTCACCGGTAGGTGATTGGTAGTGCAACACAAAATTGATGGCTTTTTTTACAGCGGGGAAAAAGCGATGCAAAAAACTTTCATCGTCTGTCACTAAAAAATAATGCCAAATGCCGGTAGCAATATAGGCAATAAAATTGGTTTCGCGATGGTTTTTATCAACCGGTTGATCATCCAGATAGTTCGCCCACCAACTGCCATCGCTTAATTGTTCTTGTACCAACCATTCGTAGGCACGCTGGGCTGCCGCATATTCACCGCCAATGGTTAAGCCCATTGCCGCTTCAATATGATCCCAAGGGTCCGCTTTGCCACCGGTAAACCAGGGTATACAGCCATTGGGTAATTGGGTTTGCAAAATATAGTTAACCGTTGGACGCAGTAGCGACTCGGGGAAAAAGCCTTTGGAGAACAATAGATTTTTCATTATAAGTTTTCTTTCCTGAAATACATCACCACACTTTTTCCCATTATTGGATTCAATAATTTTTCCAGAGTTTGCGTGAGCCACGGCTTTTCCATTAAATCCCATACCAATAGACGATGATAAAGTTTGATCAATGGATTGGAGTCCCGGGTTTTCCACCAGAGGCATTTCATCCACCAAAATGGCGAATGAAGGGCGTGCGCCCAATGGCGCTTATAAAATGAAAATGGGTGCTGCTCTATTTCCCTGCGCAACTCTTTTCCATTAAAAATGCGGATATGCCCACCTTCCACCAGATGATATTCCTCGCTCAGCCACCAGCAAATTTTTTCCGGCCAGGCGCGCGGTACCGTAATCGCAAGCACACCACCGGGTTTTAAAATACGCGCTATCTCGGTCAACACGCCTTGATAGTCCGGGATATGTTCCAGCACTTCACTGCAAATAATTTTATCAAAACTGTTATCTGAAAACGGCAAGCGAGTTGCGTCGGCCTGCTGCAAATAAAGTTGTTTATTGGTCGATTCTTGCTGGAACGGCAAAAATCGTTCGCGACTGGTCAGTAAATCGCGGTGGCTTAAATCTACACCTATCGCGGTTACATCCGCGTGCAAATACACATTGATGACATGGCGACCTTCGCCGCAGCCCAGATCCAACACTCGATCGCCCGCCGCAAGCGGAAAGTCGGTGAAATTAATCGTCAACATGATTCGCGACTGCCCTGTTGGTTGAGCAGTTCGAAATAATACGCCTGCATTTTTTTGCCGACACAATCCCAACTTAATTGTTGCAAGATGTGTTCGCGGCCGCGTTCGCCCAATTGCGAACGCAATACCGGATTCCGGATTAAGTCACCTAACGCATCCGTTAAGGATTCAACACTGCCCGCCGTTACCAAGCGCGCGCCCTCGCCCACGACTTCCGGCAAGGCGCCACCGTCACTGCAAACCAAGGGCACACCACAGGCCATGGCTTCGGCGGCGGGTAAGCCGAAACCTTCGTAGAGCGAAGGTACTATGGCAATCGCGGCGCGCGCGTATTCTTCAACCAACTCCTGATTGCTAATGCCGAATTTGAATTGCACCACATCCAGTAATTGCAACGCGGCTAGTTCCTTTTGGGTATCGCCATCTTCTTTTAATTTGCCAATCACCGTGAGTTGCAACTGCGGAAATTCACCGCGCAGCTGCGCCAGGGCGCGCAATAAAATGCTGAGGCCTTTTAACGGTTGATCGGAAGAGGCAGTAGTAATTAACGCAAATTCGCACCGTGAAATTTCTGCCAGGGGTTTAAAGATGTTGGTGTCCACACCATTGGGAATTACGTGAATTTTTTCGGCTGGCCGCGCAAAGGCCTGCTCGATATCGCGCTGCGATTGTGCCGAGACCGTAATCACGTGCTGCAACTTTTGCACTACTTTTTTCTGCATGGATAAAAAGCTGTACCAGCGATTAATTAACCAGCGCTGGCCTTTATCCGTTGCAGCAGCCAACGCGAGATCGCGATCGCGCGTGATGGGGTGATGCACAGTCGCGACAACTTTCACGCCGCGCTTTTGCAAAGTAAGAAGGCCATAGCCCAAGCTTTGATTGTCGTGGACAATATCGTACCGGGATGAATGGTTTTTGAAATGTTTTACTAACCGGCGACCAAAACAATAAGGCTCACCAAATGCACCACTTAATTTACTCCACCATTCATAAAAATCCGTGAAGGATAATAAATGTTGTAGCCGCAACGCGCGGGTGGGGTTGGGGTGCGCGTATAAATCCAGACTGGGAATTTTGATAAGCGTAACGCGCGCATCCAATTCTGGATAAGGCGGGCCGGAAATGACATCTACCTCATGACCCAATTCCACCAGCGCCTTGCTCAGGTAATGCAAATAAATCCCCTGCCCGCCAACATGCGGGTGACTGCGATACCCGAGCAGCGCAATGCGCAAACGGCCCTGAACCGGCGTGGCGCAAGTGCCCTTGGCAAAGGAATCAACACTGGCGGAATTTTCATGGGCCTCTAGAGCCCGGGGCAAATAGGACATTGAGCAAGCTTACCTGGTGAAGTTCGCGCATTATAGGCGCAGCAGGTAACTGGCTCCATCGTTGAAGATACGGCGCGCCGGCTTTATCGTCCTGGAAACCGGCGCACCGTGGATGAGTGAACGGTGAATTCTTGTAACAAGAGACTGCGAAAAAACTAGTGTTGGCGATGCACATCGACTTTTTTATCGACCACTGCCAAAGCCATGCCGCCAACGAACAATAGAACCAATACTGCGACCAATGATCCAGCGCCGATGATGCCTGATACTAACATGATGACTTCTCCATCCCGATTACTGCACTGGTTGTCAGTGCCACGTGGATAGATTGCGCGATTGCCGGCCGGCAGTTTTTGATTTCAATCAAGCTATTTTTTGCGCAGTTTGATCTGGCGCAAATAGATCGCTGAGTAGCTATTTGGGAGTGAATGGCAAAAAAAACCGGGCTTTAAGCCCGGTTTTTCGCATCGCATTTCACTGTTGTCGCTAGCGACAACTTAGTGCGCGCGGCTAGCTGCCAAACGGTTTTCAACGATGGACAGAACAAAGCCAATAACGATGGTAAGGGCAAACACGCCCATCAACAAACCTGGTCCAACAATAGCTGAGGTCGACATAGTTTTACTCCGATTAGATTGAATGATTAAAAAGCTTTAATGGTTACAAACCATCCGCGTTAAAGGTTTTCATTACATAGTCCACCCGCTGCTCAGCGGTGCGGTGCATACGTTCTTTCAGGGATTCAATGTGGCGCAGGCGCGGCAGCAAGCCACGGCCATTGGCAACTTGAATCGCCAGACCCGGGCGAGCATTCAGCTCCAAGAGTTGCGCACCGCGGGTTTTATCCAGTACCAAATCGGTACCTATATAACCCAGGCCGGTCATTTCGTAGCACTTGGAAGCGAGCAGTAGCCAACTGCGCCAATCGGCAATCTGGATTTCCTTCAGCTCGCGCTTGGTATCCGGGTGATGCGTCACAGGTTTGGAGTGCTGCACCGCATTGAGTGCGCGGCCCGTAGCGATATCCAACCCCACCCCCACAGCGCCCTGGTGCAGGTTGGCTTTACCATCGGACTTGTGGGTGGCGAGGCGCAACATCGCCATCACCGGATAGCCTTTGAAAATGATGATGCGGATATCCGGAACACCTTCGTAGGAATAATCCTTGAAGTAGTCGTCGAACTGGATAAGGTCTTCCACAATTACCACATCCGGCTTGCCACCCAGCGAATAGAGGCCCGCCAGGGCGTTGGTCATATGGCGCTTGATATCCTCGATGGTAATTTCAACCCCCGAAGACTTAATGAATTTGTCGCCCTTGCGGCCGATAATCACCAAAATCCCCTTTCCACCTGACCCTTTAGCGGGCTTGATGGCAAAGGCTTCCAGTGCCATTAACTTGTCTTCGATGTGGGCGATTTCGTGCTGAACATTCACCACAAAGAATAACTTGGGCGTAGCTACCTCGTATTCTTCTGCCAGCAACTTGGTTTTGAGCTTGTTATCCACCAACGGAAACAGGCTGCGCGGGTTGTAGGCGGCGATAAAGTCGTGGTTGCGACAGTTCATTCCCAATATGCCCAAGCTTTTGAGACGCCAGGGACTAACCCAGGAATTCCACCAGCGCTTGATGCCCGATGGTGCCGCGGGTTTGCTTGCCGGGCTGGCAGGTGCAGACGAGGTTGATGCCTCACTCATGACTCAGCCCCTTTTTTTTCAACATTGTCCACCATGGCGCGGAAGCGGCGCAGTTCCGACAGTTTGTAGCCAGTGTATTGACCCATCAACATAATCAAGGCCAGTGCTACCAAATTCAATTCGGGGAAGTTAAATGTCAGGTGCCCCACCAACGGCAACTGCATCAAGGCATAGGCCAGCACCGCTACCAGCAAGCTGCCACCGCCTTGCACCATCACCTCTTTGGGGCCTTCTTCTTCCCACAGGATAGACATACGCTCGATGGTCCAGGCGATGATGATCATGGGGA is a window encoding:
- a CDS encoding alpha/beta fold hydrolase, which gives rise to MTTYAPNKNSVQGKRVNLGNIDIHYEEFGDGKPLILLHGFGGCTQNWYPFVDALAQHYRLILVDLRGHGYSTNPDNLFTHKAAAQDVFQLLHHLEIHSFSAMGMSSGGMTLLHMATSQPERIEAMVLISATTHFPAQARAIMRNASLATMPRAVQEMYRACATRGDEQIQQLIAQFNAWPTTTRI
- a CDS encoding alpha/beta fold hydrolase, which translates into the protein MNFTEQDLARIRARTLIVHGDNDRFFPVDIPQAMYRAIPNSELWLIPGGDHAVIFEPAIGFAERALGFLKRNQIA
- a CDS encoding tRNA-uridine aminocarboxypropyltransferase translates to MKIFLLTHERELLRASNTGALAASLAPEIVERIIWARNSPDPALLDAIHSENTVLLYPADDAAEPIESFENIILLDATWQEARKMFNKSPYLKNLPKAQFKTRTISRYKLRRNQPDGGLCTAECVIEILKSKNHTNAAQRLEAEFAIFNSKITHT
- a CDS encoding peptidylprolyl isomerase; protein product: MNSKRQSASARHILVKTKEEAEKIKQLIAKGADFGAMAKKYSSCSSAKKGGNLGEFSLGQMVKAFDNVVFKLPTNVVHGPIKTQFGFHLIETIYRS
- a CDS encoding 16S rRNA (uracil(1498)-N(3))-methyltransferase; its protein translation is MRIPRIFTEQTLVTGELMQLEESASHHLSKVLRMQAGRELILFNGTGGEFAATIQEVSKKHVAVTVAEHTADNRESPLQLELAIGISRGERFEWVLQKATELGVTKITPLVTERTEVKVGGERQEKLIDRWQHIIISACEQCQRNLLPELSAPVQISDWLNTVDSDLRFVLHHRDSKTLPAEQTPQSVSLLIGPEGGLSESEIAHAQAKNFNALTLGPRVLRTETAPVAAISLVQYLWGDF
- a CDS encoding prenyltransferase gives rise to the protein MKNLLFSKGFFPESLLRPTVNYILQTQLPNGCIPWFTGGKADPWDHIEAAMGLTIGGEYAAAQRAYEWLVQEQLSDGSWWANYLDDQPVDKNHRETNFIAYIATGIWHYFLVTDDESFLHRFFPAVKKAINFVLHYQSPTGEIYWAVAEDGSAKKDALVTASSSIYKSLECAILCAEQLGLSASHWRSAHQQLGHTLRNHPEYFDRTWEPKTRFSMDWFYPILTGVVEGKAAQQRIETKWHTFVETNVGCRCVSDEPWVTVAESCELTLALLAAGEHAKAVNLFSWLHQFMDVDGGYWTGFNFRDQVIWPREKTTWTTGAILLAADALTEHTGAARLFISSSLPYNNTDAQLHSEH
- a CDS encoding class I SAM-dependent methyltransferase, with protein sequence MLTINFTDFPLAAGDRVLDLGCGEGRHVINVYLHADVTAIGVDLSHRDLLTSRERFLPFQQESTNKQLYLQQADATRLPFSDNSFDKIICSEVLEHIPDYQGVLTEIARILKPGGVLAITVPRAWPEKICWWLSEEYHLVEGGHIRIFNGKELRREIEQHPFSFYKRHWAHALHSPFWWMKCLWWKTRDSNPLIKLYHRLLVWDLMEKPWLTQTLEKLLNPIMGKSVVMYFRKENL
- a CDS encoding glycosyltransferase family 4 protein, producing MSYLPRALEAHENSASVDSFAKGTCATPVQGRLRIALLGYRSHPHVGGQGIYLHYLSKALVELGHEVDVISGPPYPELDARVTLIKIPSLDLYAHPNPTRALRLQHLLSFTDFYEWWSKLSGAFGEPYCFGRRLVKHFKNHSSRYDIVHDNQSLGYGLLTLQKRGVKVVATVHHPITRDRDLALAAATDKGQRWLINRWYSFLSMQKKVVQKLQHVITVSAQSQRDIEQAFARPAEKIHVIPNGVDTNIFKPLAEISRCEFALITTASSDQPLKGLSILLRALAQLRGEFPQLQLTVIGKLKEDGDTQKELAALQLLDVVQFKFGISNQELVEEYARAAIAIVPSLYEGFGLPAAEAMACGVPLVCSDGGALPEVVGEGARLVTAGSVESLTDALGDLIRNPVLRSQLGERGREHILQQLSWDCVGKKMQAYYFELLNQQGSRESC
- a CDS encoding alpha-L-glutamate ligase-like protein — encoded protein: MSEASTSSAPASPASKPAAPSGIKRWWNSWVSPWRLKSLGILGMNCRNHDFIAAYNPRSLFPLVDNKLKTKLLAEEYEVATPKLFFVVNVQHEIAHIEDKLMALEAFAIKPAKGSGGKGILVIIGRKGDKFIKSSGVEITIEDIKRHMTNALAGLYSLGGKPDVVIVEDLIQFDDYFKDYSYEGVPDIRIIIFKGYPVMAMLRLATHKSDGKANLHQGAVGVGLDIATGRALNAVQHSKPVTHHPDTKRELKEIQIADWRSWLLLASKCYEMTGLGYIGTDLVLDKTRGAQLLELNARPGLAIQVANGRGLLPRLRHIESLKERMHRTAEQRVDYVMKTFNADGL